In the Streptomyces sp. cg36 genome, one interval contains:
- a CDS encoding ATP-binding cassette domain-containing protein — protein sequence MIEAVGLTKRYGAKTAVYNLSFQVRPGAVTGFLGPNGSGKSTTMRMILGLDQPTAGHVTIGGHPFRTLPNAPRQVGALLDAKAVHGGRSARNHLLSLAQLSGIPARRVDEVLGVVGLQEVAAKRSKGFSLGMGQRLGIAAALLGDPQVLLFDEPVNGLDPEGILWVRNLMKRLAAEGRTVFVSSHLMSEMALTADHLIVIGRGQLLADMSVKDFISHNSADFARVRTPEADGREKLTAALTEAGGQVLPEPDGALRVTGLALPRISDLAHGADVRLWELSPHQASLEEAYMRMTQGAVDYRSTSDQKAGLMQPVAPGRLPPPAIPEVPTQGWYAPPPPGQNPYAPAPGQAPHAPAPGPYAAPAAHPAPAAPAQAPAPAPAAPPAVPAAPPAQPPAPSLTKPEDAR from the coding sequence ATGATCGAGGCAGTCGGCCTGACGAAGCGCTACGGCGCCAAGACAGCCGTGTACAACCTTTCCTTCCAGGTGCGGCCCGGTGCCGTCACCGGCTTCCTGGGGCCCAACGGCTCCGGCAAGTCGACGACCATGCGCATGATCCTCGGCCTGGACCAGCCCACCGCCGGCCACGTCACCATCGGCGGCCACCCCTTCCGCACGCTCCCCAACGCGCCCCGCCAGGTCGGCGCGCTGCTGGACGCCAAGGCCGTGCACGGCGGCCGGAGCGCCCGCAACCACCTGCTCTCGCTCGCCCAGCTCTCCGGGATCCCGGCCCGCCGGGTCGACGAGGTGCTCGGTGTCGTCGGCCTCCAGGAGGTCGCGGCCAAGCGCTCCAAGGGCTTCTCGCTCGGCATGGGCCAGCGGCTCGGCATCGCCGCCGCGCTCCTCGGCGACCCCCAGGTGCTGCTCTTCGACGAGCCGGTCAACGGCCTCGACCCCGAGGGCATCCTGTGGGTGCGCAACCTGATGAAGCGGCTCGCCGCCGAGGGCCGGACCGTCTTCGTCTCCTCGCACCTGATGAGCGAGATGGCGCTGACCGCCGACCACCTCATCGTGATCGGCCGCGGCCAGCTGCTGGCCGACATGAGCGTCAAGGACTTCATCTCGCACAACTCCGCCGACTTCGCGCGCGTGCGCACCCCGGAGGCGGACGGCCGCGAGAAGCTGACGGCCGCCCTCACCGAGGCCGGCGGCCAGGTCCTGCCCGAGCCGGACGGCGCCCTGCGGGTGACCGGCCTCGCGCTGCCGCGCATCAGCGACCTCGCCCACGGCGCGGACGTACGCCTGTGGGAGCTCTCGCCGCACCAGGCGTCGCTGGAGGAGGCGTACATGCGGATGACCCAGGGCGCGGTGGACTACCGCTCCACCAGCGACCAGAAGGCCGGGCTGATGCAGCCCGTGGCGCCGGGCCGGCTGCCGCCGCCCGCCATTCCCGAGGTGCCGACGCAGGGCTGGTACGCCCCGCCGCCGCCCGGACAGAACCCGTACGCCCCGGCGCCGGGCCAGGCGCCGCACGCCCCGGCCCCGGGCCCGTACGCGGCCCCGGCGGCGCACCCGGCCCCCGCCGCGCCCGCGCAGGCGCCCGCGCCCGCCCCGGCCGCGCCCCCGGCCGTCCCCGCCGCTCCCCCGGCGCAGCCGCCCGCCCCTTCCCTGACCAAGCCCGAGGACGCCCGATGA
- a CDS encoding ABC transporter permease, with the protein MTSPYQQPVPGAPLGTYTSPIPVRPATLGDAVASEWTKIRSVRSTMWTLGVLIVLVLGIGLLTVVAVNASSADMKDTPVLSLGFYGVLLGSICVITLGVLTIASEYGTGMIRTTLTACPSRARILAAKSLVFFLLSFVILLVTTGLVALLQSGMVTTGETPGGGEMFKATVGVSLYVSTLGLLSLAIGALIRHSAGAITVMIGVVLLPLVLALFMFAQSLDSVRQALFEYSIPSQLAVFYGASVSDSGPTGWTPLLILGAVTAAALGGAFASLNSRDV; encoded by the coding sequence ATGACCAGCCCCTACCAGCAGCCCGTACCGGGTGCGCCGCTCGGGACGTACACCTCGCCGATCCCGGTGCGGCCCGCCACCCTCGGCGACGCGGTCGCCTCCGAGTGGACCAAGATCCGCTCGGTCCGCTCCACCATGTGGACGCTGGGCGTGCTGATCGTGCTCGTGCTCGGCATCGGTCTGCTCACGGTCGTCGCGGTCAACGCCTCCAGCGCCGACATGAAGGACACCCCGGTGCTCAGCCTGGGCTTCTACGGCGTGCTCCTCGGCTCCATCTGCGTGATCACGCTCGGCGTGCTGACCATCGCCTCCGAGTACGGCACGGGCATGATCCGCACGACGCTGACCGCCTGCCCCAGCCGGGCGCGGATCCTCGCCGCCAAGTCGCTCGTCTTCTTCCTGCTGTCGTTCGTCATCCTGCTGGTGACGACCGGTCTGGTGGCCCTGCTCCAGAGCGGGATGGTCACCACCGGCGAGACGCCCGGCGGCGGCGAGATGTTCAAGGCGACCGTCGGCGTCTCGCTGTACGTCTCGACGCTCGGACTGCTCTCGCTGGCGATCGGCGCGCTGATCCGGCACTCGGCGGGCGCCATCACCGTGATGATCGGTGTGGTGCTGCTCCCGCTGGTGCTCGCGCTCTTCATGTTCGCGCAGTCGCTGGACTCGGTGCGCCAGGCCCTGTTCGAGTACTCGATCCCGAGCCAGCTGGCCGTCTTCTACGGCGCCTCGGTGAGCGACTCCGGCCCCACCGGCTGGACGCCGCTGCTGATCCTGGGGGCCGTGACGGCGGCGGCGCTCGGCGGCGCGTTCGCCTCCCTGAACAGCCGGGACGTCTGA
- a CDS encoding ATP/GTP-binding protein yields the protein MSPRRNRPKGGDQPTESAGAAGERYGLQRSETYQDEEWSVRHVSGASAGGKRYRCPGCDQEIPAGVPHVVAWPEYGGVDDRRHWHKACWNAKDRRTSRVQRSRNAPRY from the coding sequence GTGTCCCCGCGCCGCAACCGCCCCAAGGGCGGCGACCAGCCGACCGAGTCCGCCGGCGCCGCGGGGGAGCGCTACGGCCTCCAGCGCAGCGAGACGTACCAGGACGAGGAGTGGTCCGTACGGCACGTCAGCGGCGCGAGCGCGGGCGGCAAGCGGTACCGCTGCCCGGGCTGCGACCAGGAGATCCCGGCCGGGGTCCCGCACGTGGTGGCGTGGCCGGAGTACGGCGGCGTGGACGACCGCCGCCACTGGCACAAGGCGTGCTGGAACGCGAAGGACCGCCGCACCAGCAGGGTGCAGCGGTCCAGGAACGCGCCGAGGTACTAG
- a CDS encoding LLM class flavin-dependent oxidoreductase, producing the protein MRVGTFVLAAQFPGQGPGEALHRAVRSAEVAEEAGLDAVWLAEHHFVPYGVCPSAVTLAALLLGRTRRIRVGTAVSVLPSAHPVALGEQAALLHLTSGGRFSLGVGRGGPWVDLEVFGSGLRAYEEGFPESLDLLLRWLTEPRVASLGERFTFREVPVVPRPDELLADGPAGPEVIVACTSPNSVRLAAERGLPMLLGMHCGDDEKAEMVALWRSHARTCGIAPETVAAAPHVSAGVAQIGDHRAQASEALLKAMPGWLKQGLDAHVTVDGRHRAMRDPVAYTELLCDLHPVGPPRFAADRIARTAEKTGITRFAFLVEGSGDLAATEENVRRLGAEVLPLLG; encoded by the coding sequence ATGCGCGTCGGAACGTTTGTACTGGCAGCCCAGTTCCCGGGTCAGGGGCCGGGGGAAGCGCTGCACCGGGCGGTGCGGTCCGCGGAAGTGGCCGAGGAGGCGGGCCTCGACGCGGTCTGGCTCGCCGAGCACCACTTCGTTCCGTACGGGGTGTGCCCGTCGGCGGTGACCCTGGCGGCGCTGCTGCTCGGGCGCACCCGGCGGATCCGCGTCGGGACGGCGGTGAGCGTGCTGCCGAGCGCCCACCCGGTGGCGCTCGGCGAGCAGGCGGCGCTGCTGCACCTGACGTCCGGCGGCCGGTTCTCGCTCGGGGTGGGCCGCGGCGGGCCGTGGGTCGACCTGGAGGTCTTCGGCTCGGGCCTGCGGGCGTACGAGGAGGGCTTCCCGGAGTCCCTGGACCTGCTGCTGCGCTGGCTCACCGAGCCCCGCGTCGCCAGCCTGGGCGAACGGTTCACCTTCCGGGAGGTCCCGGTGGTGCCCCGGCCCGACGAGCTGCTGGCGGACGGCCCGGCGGGCCCCGAGGTCATCGTGGCCTGCACCTCGCCGAACAGCGTGCGGCTGGCCGCCGAGCGCGGGCTGCCGATGCTGCTCGGCATGCACTGCGGGGACGACGAGAAGGCGGAGATGGTCGCCCTGTGGCGGTCGCACGCACGGACCTGCGGGATCGCACCGGAGACCGTGGCCGCGGCGCCGCACGTGTCGGCCGGGGTCGCCCAGATCGGGGACCACCGCGCCCAGGCGTCCGAGGCGCTCCTGAAGGCGATGCCGGGGTGGCTGAAGCAGGGGCTGGACGCGCATGTGACGGTCGACGGCCGCCACCGCGCGATGCGCGACCCGGTGGCGTACACGGAACTGCTCTGCGACCTCCACCCGGTGGGCCCACCGCGCTTCGCGGCGGACCGCATCGCCCGGACGGCCGAGAAGACGGGCATCACGCGCTTCGCCTTCCTCGTGGAGGGATCGGGCGACCTGGCGGCGACCGAGGAGAACGTACGGCGGCTGGGCGCCGAGGTGCTGCCGCTGCTGGGGTGA